A genome region from uncultured Fusobacterium sp. includes the following:
- a CDS encoding beta-galactosidase: MWLGVDYYPEQWDISMIDKDLDNIIELGSNVIRIGEFAWHIMEKEEGKFDFSFFDMVIKKASEKGIKVIFGTPTATIPAWLAKKYPEVLSEFENGQKRRFGGRHTSCYNSEKYIEYSKKIVKTLVEHYKDEKNIVAWQLDNEFGHEGSDECFCKCCEREFQKFLSKKFNGDINKLNETYGTTFWSQEYNSFEEIPVPAATITTHNPALRLDWERFRSESIVKYSDMQVEIIRNIIPEAVIIHDFPGGGLDKHVDYSKLAEKLDVVAFNNYPVWGGQKKPIPPHEIAFGLDYMRGLKRQNFWITEGIMGAQGHDITGYLPRPNQAKMWSYQGVARGAESFIYFRYRGATKGAEQFCYGVIDADNKKRRKFYEVQDFFKVTKENEKVLETPIDSKVAMIYDYDSLASFRIQKQSILLDCHSEMKRIHKVFYEKNIMMDIIPHTIDISKYEVVILPFMIIWKEEFVAKIKEFVNNGGKVVFTYRNAVKDIDNNLTLNEMLPVRYNDLTGVYVEETESLQEYDELPLKGIGEFEGVEGRAGIFRDMLVPTTAQSLMKYDDKFYNEFSAVTKNKFGAGEVYYIGCGLEDKLMSKVMEKVIENTSIVEKITPQGVEIVERGIDEKIKLYINHNDFTVTLDEFSLDPFECKIIK, from the coding sequence ATGTGGTTAGGAGTAGATTATTATCCTGAACAATGGGATATATCAATGATAGATAAAGATTTGGACAATATAATAGAACTTGGAAGTAATGTAATCAGGATAGGAGAGTTTGCTTGGCATATTATGGAAAAAGAAGAGGGAAAATTTGATTTTTCCTTCTTCGATATGGTTATAAAAAAAGCTAGTGAGAAGGGAATAAAAGTAATTTTTGGAACACCAACAGCTACAATTCCAGCTTGGCTTGCTAAAAAATATCCTGAAGTATTATCAGAATTTGAAAATGGTCAAAAAAGAAGATTTGGTGGACGTCATACAAGTTGCTATAACAGTGAAAAATATATAGAGTATTCTAAAAAAATTGTAAAAACTCTTGTGGAACACTATAAAGATGAAAAAAATATAGTAGCTTGGCAGCTTGACAATGAGTTTGGACATGAGGGAAGTGATGAATGCTTCTGTAAATGTTGTGAAAGAGAATTTCAAAAATTCCTTTCTAAAAAATTTAATGGAGATATCAACAAATTAAATGAAACTTATGGAACAACTTTCTGGTCACAAGAGTATAACTCTTTTGAAGAGATCCCTGTACCAGCTGCTACAATTACTACTCACAATCCAGCTTTAAGATTAGACTGGGAGAGATTTAGAAGTGAGAGTATTGTAAAATATTCAGATATGCAAGTTGAAATTATTAGAAATATAATTCCAGAAGCTGTGATTATCCATGACTTCCCAGGTGGAGGATTAGATAAACATGTGGATTATTCTAAATTAGCAGAAAAATTAGATGTAGTAGCTTTCAATAACTACCCAGTATGGGGAGGACAGAAAAAACCTATTCCTCCACATGAAATAGCTTTCGGTTTAGACTATATGAGAGGATTAAAAAGACAAAATTTCTGGATAACAGAGGGAATAATGGGAGCTCAAGGACATGATATAACTGGATATCTTCCAAGACCTAATCAAGCTAAGATGTGGTCATATCAAGGTGTAGCTAGGGGAGCTGAATCATTTATTTACTTTAGATATCGTGGAGCTACTAAAGGAGCTGAACAATTCTGTTATGGTGTAATAGATGCTGATAACAAAAAGAGAAGAAAATTCTATGAAGTTCAAGATTTCTTTAAAGTAACTAAAGAAAATGAAAAAGTTTTAGAAACTCCAATAGATAGTAAAGTAGCTATGATATATGACTATGATTCATTAGCATCTTTTAGAATACAAAAACAAAGTATTCTATTAGATTGTCATAGTGAGATGAAAAGAATACATAAAGTTTTCTATGAAAAAAATATAATGATGGATATTATTCCTCATACTATAGATATTTCTAAATATGAAGTAGTAATCCTTCCATTTATGATAATTTGGAAAGAGGAATTTGTGGCTAAGATAAAAGAGTTTGTAAATAATGGTGGTAAAGTTGTATTTACTTATCGTAATGCTGTAAAAGATATAGATAATAACTTAACACTAAATGAAATGTTACCTGTAAGATACAATGATTTAACAGGGGTATATGTAGAGGAAACAGAAAGTTTACAAGAATATGATGAGTTACCATTAAAAGGTATAGGAGAATTTGAAGGAGTAGAGGGAAGAGCTGGAATATTTAGAGATATGTTAGTTCCTACTACTGCTCAAAGTTTAATGAAATATGATGATAAATTCTATAACGAGTTTTCAGCTGTAACAAAAAACAAATTTGGAGCAGGGGAAGTATATTATATAGGTTGTGGATTAGAAGATAAACTTATGAGTAAAGTTATGGAAAAAGTTATAGAAAATACAAGTATAGTAGAAAAAATTACTCCACAAGGGGTAGAAATAGTTGAAAGAGGAATTGATGAAAAAATAAAACTTTATATAAATCATAATGATTTTACTGTTACTTTAGATGAATTTTCATTAGATCCTTTTGAATGTAAAATCATAAAATAA
- a CDS encoding LacI family DNA-binding transcriptional regulator — protein MATLKEIAEITKVSITTVSRILNNDITLNVSTKTREEVLEVAKKLGYKTIGQRYKDRKTKKYKVGIAQMFELDEQKKDIYYIMMKNILEEVCSEKNIEVISLFRNQDKNFIKITKKKIDGIFPIGRFTLEEIANFENYTKNIVFIDSSPDELTYHSIIPNYQLGVKIALKHFLDKGHKDIGFIGSKYTFGNTKDWEIDSRYVYFKSFLEGNNLFNEKYIVECEMNSKSGYNNIIKFLKNSKLPSAFFISSDAIASGVLKAFSEKNIKIPEDVSIITFNDTPLSEFATPALSSIRIFMREYADAAIRLMEELWEGEHGVKKVIMPCNLIERDSVKDKNI, from the coding sequence ATGGCAACTTTAAAAGAGATAGCAGAAATAACAAAAGTTTCAATTACAACAGTATCTCGTATTTTAAACAATGATATAACATTAAATGTTTCCACAAAAACTAGGGAAGAGGTTCTTGAAGTAGCTAAAAAATTAGGATACAAAACTATTGGACAGAGATATAAAGATAGAAAAACTAAAAAATATAAAGTTGGAATAGCTCAAATGTTTGAGTTAGATGAGCAAAAAAAAGATATTTATTATATTATGATGAAGAATATTTTAGAAGAGGTTTGTTCAGAAAAAAATATAGAAGTAATCTCTTTATTTAGAAATCAGGATAAAAATTTTATAAAAATAACTAAGAAGAAAATAGATGGGATATTTCCAATTGGAAGATTTACTTTAGAAGAGATAGCTAATTTTGAAAACTATACAAAAAATATTGTATTTATTGATTCCTCTCCTGATGAGTTAACTTATCATAGTATTATTCCTAACTATCAGTTAGGAGTAAAGATAGCTTTAAAGCATTTTTTAGATAAGGGGCATAAAGATATTGGTTTTATTGGAAGTAAATATACTTTTGGGAATACAAAAGATTGGGAAATAGATTCAAGATATGTATATTTTAAAAGTTTTTTAGAGGGAAATAATCTTTTTAATGAAAAATATATAGTTGAATGTGAGATGAACTCTAAATCTGGATATAATAATATTATTAAATTTTTAAAAAATTCTAAATTACCTAGTGCTTTTTTTATCTCTTCTGATGCTATTGCTTCAGGAGTATTAAAAGCTTTTAGTGAAAAGAATATAAAAATCCCTGAAGATGTAAGTATTATAACCTTTAATGATACTCCTCTTTCTGAATTTGCTACTCCAGCCCTTTCATCTATTAGAATCTTTATGAGAGAGTATGCAGATGCAGCTATAAGGCTTATGGAAGAGCTTTGGGAAGGAGAACATGGAGTAAAGAAAGTTATTATGCCTTGTAATCTAATAGAAAGGGATAGTGTAAAAGATAAAAATATATAA